A stretch of the Psychroserpens sp. Hel_I_66 genome encodes the following:
- a CDS encoding DUF1761 domain-containing protein translates to MIEFNYLAILVAAVIPIVLGFIWYNPKVFGIPWMRAAEMTEAKIKGGNMAIIFGVSLVLSLMLAFFTNFLVIHEFGVYGMTEGQMDGATTQAFLQEWAGKYRSFKHGALHGAMAGVMFALPVIGINALFERKNAKYIFINAGYWIVCLAIMGSIIAGWTP, encoded by the coding sequence ATGATTGAATTTAATTATTTAGCAATTTTAGTTGCTGCAGTGATCCCAATCGTATTGGGCTTTATTTGGTATAATCCAAAAGTTTTTGGAATCCCTTGGATGCGAGCAGCAGAAATGACCGAAGCCAAAATAAAAGGCGGTAATATGGCAATTATTTTTGGAGTCTCATTGGTATTATCATTAATGCTAGCCTTCTTTACAAACTTTTTGGTCATCCACGAATTTGGAGTATATGGTATGACAGAAGGTCAAATGGATGGTGCAACAACCCAAGCCTTTTTACAAGAATGGGCAGGCAAGTACCGTTCATTTAAACATGGCGCTCTACATGGTGCAATGGCAGGAGTGATGTTCGCATTGCCAGTAATTGGCATCAACGCCTTATTTGAAAGAAAAAACGCAAAGTATATCTTTATAAACGCAGGCTATTGGATTGTTTGCTTAGCAATTATGGGAAGTATCATTGCAGGATGGACTCCTTAA